A genomic region of Antennarius striatus isolate MH-2024 chromosome 16, ASM4005453v1, whole genome shotgun sequence contains the following coding sequences:
- the nags gene encoding N-acetylglutamate synthase, mitochondrial, with amino-acid sequence MSKVHSNSPGCRVVVMAGKLLSNPVTLSRSAGHLQRRMFAPQARSVSTDRACSAGKPGALAQQEHLCSDRYAMANRNLISTDVKAFLGEVGGDPRETRYWLTQFQRASQTQAPAFAVVEVDSSVFDSRDTVQGLAFGLSFLQRMDMKPVVVMGWSEDRDSNEPGARLSYTRGPVQRSQRLTEALQQHSAAVLPLFSAESFLLLQEAPRGSSAQPSIAVDNSLLQWSLDCGTIPLVCPVGRDEYGCSVMLDPIEVTAAISQVLQPHKVMFLNNSGGLRNQQHKVQETVLLPHDLPRLSTAAWLSPVERRRVATIARLLNQLPKESTAVITSADTLLTELFSHKGSGTIFKNAEPIHRFSSLDGIDVERLLSLINKSFDKTLRGEYITSLRGRLHSIYLTEGYSAAAIITMEQVNGGTPYLDKFVVSTSKQGQGTSQVLWEYISQDLGKLFWRSRATNKINPWYFKHCDGSILNGVWTIFWFGLTDLRDAFELVEHAKNLPDSFHASHLPASL; translated from the exons ATGTCTAAAGTTCACAGCAACTCCCCCGGCTGTCGGGTCGTGGTGATGGCCGGGAAGCTCCTGTCGAACCCGGTGACGCTGAGCCGAAGCGCCGGTCATCTGCAGCGGAGGATGTTCGCCCCGCAGGCCCGTTCGGTGAGCACTGACCGGGCCTGCTCCGCAGGAAAACCCGGGGCTTTGGCCCAGCAGGAGCATCTGTGCTCTGACCGCTATGCGATGGCAAACCGTAATCTGATCTCCACCGACGTGAAGGCTTTCCTCGGTGAGGTCGGCGGAGACCCCCGGGAGACTCGGTACTGGCTGACCCAGTTCCAGAGAGCCTCCCAGACTCAGGCTCCTGCCTTCGCCGTAGTAGAG GTGGACAGTTCGGTGTTTGACAGCAGAGACACGGTCCAGGGTCTGGCCTTTGGCCTGTCCTTCCTGCAGCGGATGGACATGAAGCCTGTGGTGGTGATGGGCTGGTCTGAGGACAGAGACTCCAATGAGCCGGGGGCCAGGTTGAGCTACACCCGGGGGCCGGTGCAGCGAAGCCAACGCCTGACCGAGGCTCTGCAGCAGCACTCCGCCGCCGTCCTACCGCTCTTCTCTGCCGagtccttcctcctcctgcaagAGGCTCCACGTGGAAGCAG TGCCCAACCTTCCATTGCGGTGGACAACAGCCTCCTCCAGTGGAGTCTAGACTGTGGGACCATTCCATTGGTGTGTCCGGTGGGCAGGGATGAGTACGGCTGTTCAGTCATGTTAGACCCGATAGAGGTGACCGCAGCCATTTCCCAAGTCTTGCAACCCCACAAAGTCATGTTCCTCAACAACTCGGGGGGCCTCCGCAATCAGCAACACAAG GTACAGGAGACGGTGTTGTTACCCCACGACTTGCCCAGACTGTCTACGGCCGCCTGGCTTAGTCCGGTAGAGCGGCGCCGAGTGGCCACCATAGCCCGACTGCTCAACCAGCTCCCAAAGGAGTCGACCGCTGTGATCACCTCAGCCGACACTCTGCTCACTGAACTATTCAGCCACAAAG GGTCTGGGACAATCTTTAAAAACGCAGAGCCCATTCACCG gttcaGCTCTCTGGATGGTATTGACGTAGAACGGCTACTTTCTCTCATCAATAAGTCGTTTGATAAAACTCTGAGAGGAGAATACATCACGTCCCTGCGAGGGCGACTGCACTCCATCTACCTAACTGAAGG CTATAGCGCAGCGGCCATCATCACCATGGAGCAGGTGAACGGCGGCACACCGTACCTCGACAAGTTTGTAGTGAGCACCAGTAAGCAGGGTCAGGGCACGAGTCAAGTCCTGTGGGAGTACATCAGCCAGGACCTGGGGAAACTGTTCTGGAGGTCCAGAGCCACCAACAAGATCAACCcctg GTACTTTAAACATTGTGATGGGAGCATCCTGAACGGGGTGTGGACCATCTTCTGGTTCGGCCTGACGGACCTCAGAGATGCTTTTGAGCTGGTGGAGCACGCCAAGAACCTCCCCGACTCTTTCCACGCTTCCCATCTCCCCGCCTCCCTGTGA
- the prl gene encoding prolactin — protein sequence MAQRKVSGSKLFMTVLWMVVGSGAVPINDLLDRASQRSDALHSISTTLARDLDSSFSPIGRMLMPRPSMCHTASLQTPIDKEQALQVSESDLLSLTRSLLQAWLDPLMSMSSSAKALPHPAHNSISNKIHELQEHSRRLGDGLDVLSGKLGPAAQAISFLPYKGGNDIGHDKFTRLANLHFLLSCFRRDSHKIDSFLKVLRCRAARMQPDMC from the exons ATGGCTCAGAGGAAAGTCAGTGGAAGCAAACTCTTCATGACAG TGCTGTGGATGGTGGTGGGGAGCGGCGCCGTCCCCATCAACGACCTGCTGGACCGCGCCTCTCAGCGCTCTGACGCTCTGCACTCCATCAGCACAACGCTGGCCCGCGACCTG GACTCTAGTTTCTCTCCTATAGGCCGAATGCTGATGCCTCGCCCTTCCATGTGCCACACCGCCTCTCTCCAGACTCCAATTGACAAGGAGCAAGCTCTTCAAGTATCA GAGTCAGACCTGTTGTCCTTGACTCGCTCCCTTCTCCAAGCCTGGCTGGACCCCCTGATGTCCATGTCGTCCTCTGCCAAGGCCCTTCCTCACCCAGCTCACAACAGCATCTCCAACAAGATCCATGAGCTGCAGGAGCACTCGAGGCGCCTGGGAGATGGCCTGGATGTTCTCTCCGGAAAG TTGGGTCCAGCTGCCCAGGCCATCTCCTTCCTGCCTTACAAAGGAGGCAACGACATCGGTCACGACAAGTTTACCAGATTGGCCAACTTACATTTCCTGTTGTCCTGCTTCCGTCGGGACTCTCACAAGATCGACAGCTTCCTCAAAGTCCTACGCTGCCGGGCGGCAAGAATGCAACCTGATATGTGTTAA